The following proteins come from a genomic window of Phnomibacter ginsenosidimutans:
- the pruA gene encoding L-glutamate gamma-semialdehyde dehydrogenase has protein sequence MSFGTFSYPMPANEPVLQYAPGSKERDALQKALAELKKKEADIPQYIGGRAVRSGDKHPIHPPHERNHVLGYYHAGTKAHVQQAIDAALKAKPTWEAMPWEERAAIFLKAADLLATKYRFYINGTTMLGQSKNAFQAEIDAACELIDFLRFNVHFLSEIYKQQPISAPGMHNRMEWRALEGFVLAVTPFNFTAIGGNLPTSAAMCGNVVVWKPANTQIYSAQMFMKILMEAGLPDGVINLVYVDGPTIGDVCFNHPDFAGVHFTGSTGVFNHMWATIGANTPKYKSYPRIVGETGGKDFVLVHKSADVDAVVTALARGAFEYQGQKCSAASRAYLPSNLADRIKAKLVAEVETMKMGTVEDFGNFVNAVIDEKSFDKLKKYIDAAKKDRKAKILTGGNCSKKDGFFIEPTIIEVRDPKYVTMCEELFGPVLTIYTYKADEFEKAMDLVDGTSPYALTGAVLAQDRSAIDAATKRLRHAAGNFYINDKPTGAVVGQQPFGGARASGTNDKAGSMLNLYRWLSARTIKETYNSPVDYRYPFLQS, from the coding sequence ATGAGCTTTGGAACTTTCTCTTATCCAATGCCGGCCAACGAACCGGTATTGCAGTATGCACCCGGTAGTAAGGAGCGTGATGCCTTACAAAAAGCACTGGCTGAGCTGAAGAAAAAAGAAGCCGACATTCCGCAATACATTGGCGGCCGTGCGGTACGCAGTGGCGATAAGCATCCCATTCATCCGCCGCATGAACGCAACCATGTGCTGGGCTACTACCATGCCGGTACCAAAGCGCATGTGCAGCAAGCCATTGATGCTGCACTGAAAGCCAAGCCCACCTGGGAAGCTATGCCATGGGAAGAACGGGCTGCTATCTTTTTGAAAGCGGCCGATTTGCTGGCTACCAAGTATCGTTTTTACATCAATGGTACCACCATGCTGGGCCAGAGTAAAAATGCGTTTCAGGCAGAGATTGATGCTGCCTGCGAACTCATCGACTTCCTGCGTTTCAATGTGCATTTTCTGAGTGAGATTTATAAGCAGCAGCCCATCAGTGCTCCCGGCATGCACAACCGCATGGAGTGGAGAGCCCTCGAAGGTTTTGTGCTGGCGGTTACGCCGTTCAACTTTACGGCCATTGGTGGCAACCTGCCCACCAGCGCTGCCATGTGCGGCAACGTAGTGGTTTGGAAGCCTGCCAACACGCAGATTTATTCGGCGCAAATGTTCATGAAGATTTTGATGGAAGCCGGCCTGCCCGATGGTGTCATTAACCTCGTGTATGTGGATGGTCCAACCATTGGCGATGTGTGCTTCAACCATCCTGATTTTGCAGGTGTACACTTCACAGGTTCAACCGGTGTGTTCAACCACATGTGGGCTACTATTGGTGCCAATACGCCCAAGTACAAAAGCTATCCACGCATTGTAGGCGAAACAGGTGGTAAAGATTTTGTGCTGGTGCATAAATCTGCAGACGTTGATGCTGTAGTAACAGCCCTGGCCCGTGGTGCATTTGAGTATCAGGGACAAAAATGTTCTGCTGCCAGCCGTGCGTACCTGCCCAGCAATCTGGCCGACCGCATTAAAGCCAAACTGGTTGCTGAAGTAGAAACCATGAAGATGGGTACGGTAGAAGACTTTGGCAATTTTGTAAACGCCGTAATTGATGAGAAGAGTTTTGATAAACTGAAGAAATACATTGATGCAGCGAAGAAAGACCGCAAGGCCAAAATCCTCACCGGTGGCAACTGCAGCAAGAAAGATGGTTTCTTTATAGAGCCTACCATCATTGAAGTACGTGATCCGAAATACGTGACCATGTGCGAAGAACTTTTCGGCCCCGTGCTCACCATTTACACCTACAAAGCTGATGAATTTGAAAAGGCGATGGATTTGGTAGATGGTACTTCACCATACGCTTTAACCGGTGCTGTATTGGCACAAGACCGTTCGGCTATTGATGCTGCTACCAAGCGTTTGCGTCATGCTGCAGGCAACTTCTACATAAATGATAAACCAACTGGTGCCGTGGTAGGTCAGCAGCCTTTTGGTGGTGCCCGAGCCAGTGGTACCAATGATAAGGCAGGCAGCATGCTCAACCTGTATCGTTGGTTGAGTGCCCGCACCATTAAGGAAACGTACAACTCACCGGTTGACTATCGGTATCCGTTCCTACAATCATAA
- a CDS encoding heavy-metal-associated domain-containing protein, giving the protein MKQQRSNRRKWLTRIGLSLLSITGILVVILAVHIYDVTHREQLPTKHWQMARIEFAAPLDSPMSMQVQAYFHQHALVKYSHMNTEQGWLVFAFDNRNSDATSIYQSMKTKLPMATSLYKPSPNEMAGSCPVIDKSSVTYKLGSFFQRIF; this is encoded by the coding sequence ATGAAACAGCAACGCAGCAACCGCCGCAAGTGGTTGACCAGAATTGGTTTGTCTTTATTGAGCATTACGGGCATATTGGTCGTTATTCTCGCCGTTCATATTTATGATGTAACGCACCGTGAGCAATTGCCTACCAAGCATTGGCAAATGGCCCGCATTGAGTTTGCAGCGCCACTCGATTCGCCCATGTCGATGCAGGTGCAGGCATATTTTCACCAGCATGCATTGGTGAAGTACAGCCATATGAATACAGAGCAAGGCTGGCTGGTGTTTGCCTTCGACAATCGCAATAGTGATGCTACCAGTATTTATCAATCCATGAAAACGAAATTGCCGATGGCTACTTCTTTGTACAAGCCTTCGCCAAATGAAATGGCGGGCAGTTGTCCTGTCATCGATAAATCGAGTGTC